One genomic segment of Chelonia mydas isolate rCheMyd1 chromosome 1, rCheMyd1.pri.v2, whole genome shotgun sequence includes these proteins:
- the NHS gene encoding Nance-Horan syndrome protein isoform X5 yields MTPWSRKSHPPEEEDTDVMLGQRPKNPIHNIPSTLDKQTNWSKALPLPTPEEKMKQDAQVISSCIIPINVTGVGFDREASIRCSLVHSQSVLQRRRKLRRRKTISGIPRRVQQEIDSDESPVARERNVIVHANPDFSSTINRRSGTRDSECQTEEILIAAPSRRRIRAQRGQSVVASLSHSAGNILVLTDNGDAMFTTAVSHRIRSRSLPREGVRASEADQDADAKTSVYEAEDFLASQERIPKKGNNAINNQGSQEHQPIGLTCSQHLHSPEHNVNERGRSRLSRMADSGSCEISSNSDTFGSPIHSISTAGVLLSSHMDQKDDHQSSSGNWSGSSSTCPSQTSETIPPAASPPLTGSSHCDSELSLNTAPNANEDSSVFITEQYSDHIDKVRGHRASSFTSTVADLLDDPNNSNTSDSEWNYLHHHHDASCHQDFSPERPKDDSLGCPSFTSMATYDSFLEKTPSDKADTSSHFSVDTEGYYTSMHFDCGLKGNKSYICNYAATGSENGRNADVASSLTDCAWQDYVNHRRQGRQSISLKKPKAKPAPPKRSSSLRKSDGSTELPEKKEPKINSGQHVPHTSREMKLPLEFSNSPSRMENSNLPSKQELSWINQNDSELKNIQFDTTDIPSFKDEGAEQSHYADLWLLNDLKSNDPYRSLSNSSTATGTTVIECIKSPESSESQTSQSGSRATTPSLPSVDNEFKLASPEKLAGLASPSSGYSSQSETPTSSFPTAFFSGPLSPGGSKRKPKVPERKSSLQQPSSKDGIVSLNKDLELPIIPPTHLDLSALHNVLNKPFTHRNQLHAFNHNKQNTVGEALNPNPPPALAITPSVLKSVHLKSIKPEEVKQKDDNTDLLCIQETTLMVTAISPGKMRPLVAKKSISRQYSTEDAIMSYIDSSPVETGPDKLHSEKGSSISVQNNCDQETVTLANVGILEAKTMKDQMHPVGEPLPENTQVCNTSAEGFQKGLAAFTSDYEVKITYHETDQEGSLDPVQIKQELPAVYEQKLESKPVDETTFQSDPPAGGADISNQPKHQFDISHRDDKVPGNISCESEISPVNSLNEKSSEQENDVASGIPTKSASDDSRAEETQGSADDASLKESSPSDDSIISPLSEDSQTEAEDVFVSPNKPRTTEDLFAVIHRSKRKVLGRKDSGDLSVRNRLRASSGASSTSPASSVSPASSVPPASSVPPASNVGAAASSQRSPGLIYRNAKKSNTSNEEFKLLLLKKGSRSDSSYRMSATEILKSPILPKSPSELIVDSPQNTDETPQASSTPDTLSPMSPCSPRVNAEGFSSKSFSMSASSRVGRSRAPPAASSSRYSVRCRLYNTPMQAISEGETENSDGSPHDDRSSQSST; encoded by the exons ATGACCCCATGGAGTAGAAAG TCCCATCCACCAGAGGAGGAAGATACAGATGTCATGCTAGGGCAGAGGCCGAAAAATCCAATACATAATATCCCTTCTACACTGGATAAGCAAACTAATTGGAGCAAAGCACTACCTCTCCCAACTCCagaggagaaaatgaaacaagATGCCCAAGTGATTTCCTCTTGCATTATCCCCATCAATGTCACTG GAGTTGGTTTTGACAGAGAGGCTAGTATACGCTGCTCTCTTGTTCATTCACAATCTGTACTACAGCGAAGACGAAAGTTGAGAAGGAGGAAAACCATCTCTGGCATCCCCAGAAGAGTGCAACAAGAAATAG ATTCTGATGAATCACCAGTAGCGAGAGAACGGAATGTGATTGTGCATGCAAATCCAGACTTCTCAAGTACAATCAACAGAAGATCAGGTACCAGAGACTCTGAGTGCCAGACTGAAGAAATTCTCATTGCTGCTCCATCCAGAAGAAGAATCCGAGCTCAGAGAGGTCAAAGTGTTGTAGCCTCCTTGTCACATTCAGCCGGCAACATTTTGGTGTTGACAGACAACGGTGACGCGATGTTCACTACAGCAGTGAGCCACCGTATCCGATCACGGAGTCTTCCTCGTGAAGGTGTTAGAGCCAGTGAAGCTGATCAAGATGCTGATGCCAAAACTTCAGTGTATGAAGCAGAAGACTTTTTGGCAAGCCAAGAAAGAATCCCGAAAAAGGGTAACAATGCCATCAATAACCAGGGTTCACAAGAACACCAGCCCATAGGTTTAACTTGTTCTCAGCACCTACACAGCCCAGAACATAATGTAAATGAGAGAGGGAGGTCGAGGTTGTCAAGGATGGCAGATTCTGGAAGCTGTGAGATTTCATCAAACTCTGACACCTTTGGGAGCCCCATTCACTCTATCTCCACAGCAGGAGTCCTTCTTAGCAGTCACATGGACCAGAAAGATGACCATCAATCCTCGAGTGGGAACTGGAGTGGAAGTAGCTCAACATGTCCCTCACAGACATCGGAAACCAttcctcctgctgcttctcctccgcTGACTGGCTCTTCACACTGTGACTCAGAATTGTCACTGAACACTGCTCCTAATGCCAATGAAGATTCTAGTGTCTTTATAACAGAGCAGTACAGTGATCACATCGATAAGGTTCGAGGTCACAGGGCAAGCTCCTTCACCTCCACTGTAGCAGATTTACTTGATGACCCCAATAACAGCAACACAAGCGATAGTGAATGGAATTACTTGCATCATCATCACGATGCATCCTGTCATCAAGATTTCAGCCCTGAACGCCCAAAGGACGACAGCCTAGGATGCCCAAGTTTTACGAGTATGGCCACTTACGATAGTTTTCTAGAAAAGACCCCATCTGACAAAGCAGACACTAGCTCACACTTTTCTGTGGACACTGAAGGATATTATACCTCCATGCACTTTGACTGTGGTCTCAAAGGTAATAAAAGTTATATTTGTAACTATGCAGCCACAGGCTCTGAGAATGGCCGGAATGCAGATGTTGCTTCCAGTCTCACTGATTGTGCCTGGCAGGATTACGTAAAccacaggaggcagggaagaCAGAGCATCTCTCTCAAGAAACCAAAGGCAAAGCCAGCCCCACCAAAACGCAGTTCATCTTTGAGGAAATCTGATGGCAGCACAGAACTTCCTGAGAAGAAAGAACCAAAGATAAACAGTGGGCAGCATGTGCCTCACACTTCCAGGGAAATGAAGCTGCCACTTGAGTTTTCAAATTCACCTTCTAGAATGGAAAACTCTAAtctgccaagcaaacaggaaCTCTCCTGGATTAATCAGAATGATAGTGAATTAAAGAACATTCAGTTTGACACCACGGATATTCCATCATTTAAAGATGAAGGTGCTGAACAATCTCACTATGCAGATCTCTGGCTTCTAAATGACTTGAAATCTAATGATCCTTATAGGTCTTTATCCAATTCAAGCACTGCTACGGGTACTACAGTCATAGAATGCATAAAGTCGCCAGAAAGTTCTGAATCACAAACATCACAGTCCGGATCGAGAGCCACCACCCCATCCCTCCCTTCTGTTGATAATGAGTTTAAGCTGGCTTCCCCGGAAAAGTTGGCTGGTTTAGCATCACCCTCTAGCGGTTACTCCAGTCAGTCTGAAACACCAACATCCTCTTTCCCGACAGCTTTCTTCTCTGGGCCCTTATCTCCAGGGGGTAGTAAAAGAAAGCCAAAAGTACCAGAAAGGAAGTCCTCATTGCAACAGCCTTCTTCTAAAGATGGCATTGTTTCTCTAAACAAAGATCTAGAACTTCCAATTATACCTCCTACTCATCTTGACCTAAGTGCTCTTCATAATGTCTTGAATAAACCATTTACTCACAGAAACCAGTTGCATGCTTTTAATCACAATAAACAGAATACGGTAGGAGAAGCACTGAATCCTAATCCTCCACCAGCCCTTGCTATTACACCTTCAGTTCTAAAATCTGTTCACCTTAAATCAATTAAGCCTGAAGAAGTGAAACAAAAAGACGATAATACAGACCTTCTCTGCATACAAGAAACCACATTAATGGTGACTGCCATTTCTCCAGGCAAAATGAGGCCACTTGTAGCTAAGAAATCAATATCACGTCAGTACTCTACTGAAGATGCCATAATGTCCTATATTGATTCTTCTCCAGTGGAGACAGGCCCTGATAAACTGCATTCAGAAAAAGGTTCATCTATCAGTGTACAGAATAATTGTGATCAAGAAACTGTAACCTTAGCAAATGTGGGTATTTTAGAAGCAAAAACCATGAAAGACCAAATGCACCCAGTTGGTGAGCCTTTACCAGAGAACACACAAGTATGTAACACTTCTGCAGAAGGGTTTCAAAAAGGTTTAGCTGCCTTTACAAGTGATTATGAAGTTAAGATAACTTATCATGAAACAGATCAGGAAGGGAGCCTTGATCCTGTGCAGATTAAGCAAGAATTACCTGCAGTCTATGAACAAAAGTTGGAATCTAAACCTGTGGATGAAACCACATTCCAGTCTGATCCACCAGCTGGGGGAGCAGACATTAGTAATCAGCCTAAGCATCAGTTTGATATAAGCCACCGTGATGACAAAGTGCCTGGGAATATCAGCTGTGAATCAGAGATATCACCTGTAAATTCACTTAATGAAAAAAGTTCTGAGCAGGAAAATGATGTTGCATCAGGTATTCCAACCAAAAGTGCCTCTGATGACAGCAGGGCAGAGGAGACACAGGGGAGTGCAGATGATGCTTCACTGAAAG AATCTTCTCCAAGTGATGATTCCATAATTTCACCATTGAGTGAAGATTCTCAGACTGAAGCAGAAGATGTTTTTGTGTCTCCAAACAAACCTCGCACTACAGAGGATCTATTTGCAGTCATTCACAG ATCAAAAAGGAAAGTACTTGGGAGAAAAGATTCTGGAGATCTTTCTGTAAGAAACAGATTGAGAGCTTCATCTGGGGCCAGCAGCACGTCACCTGCCAGCAGCGTGTCACCTGCCAGCAGCGTGCCACCTGCCAGCAGCGTGCCACCTGCCAGCAATGTGGGAGCCGCAGCAAGCAGTCAGAGGTCTCCTGGTCTTATTTACAGGAATGCCAAAAAGTCCAACACATCTAACGAGGAATTTAAGCTACTGCTCCTTAAAAAGGGCAGTCGATCGGATTCTAGCTATAGGATGTCAGCGACCGAGATACTAAAGAGCCCTATTTTGCCCAAATCTCCCAGTGAGCTAATTGTGGATTCTCCTCAAAACACTGATGAGACTCCCCAGGCATCATCAACTCCTGACACATTATCCCCAATGTCTCCTTGCTCCCCTAGAGTTAATGCAGAAGGTTTCTCCTCCAAGAGTTTTTCTATGTCTGCATCTTCAAGAGTAGGGCGTTCACGGGCACctcctgcagccagcagcagccgtTACAGCGTACGCTGTAGGCTGTACAATACGCCAATGCAAGCTATatcagaaggagaaactgagaatTCAGATGGCAGCCCTCATGACGACCGATCTTCTCAGAGTTCAACATAG
- the NHS gene encoding Nance-Horan syndrome protein isoform X4: MALGCCVLKNAAVSNLDAESKLSVYYRAPWHQQRNIFHPSTRPPCVEELHRHAKQNLRALRREQRNRGDNREQKVPGPISVVVPPFPPFPAIYSQKRKEIKDRHLLTFNSTRSPSPTECCHMTPWSRKSHPPEEEDTDVMLGQRPKNPIHNIPSTLDKQTNWSKALPLPTPEEKMKQDAQVISSCIIPINVTGVGFDREASIRCSLVHSQSVLQRRRKLRRRKTISGIPRRVQQEIDSDESPVARERNVIVHANPDFSSTINRRSGTRDSECQTEEILIAAPSRRRIRAQRGQSVVASLSHSAGNILVLTDNGDAMFTTAVSHRIRSRSLPREGVRASEADQDADAKTSVYEAEDFLASQERIPKKGNNAINNQGSQEHQPIGLTCSQHLHSPEHNVNERGRSRLSRMADSGSCEISSNSDTFGSPIHSISTAGVLLSSHMDQKDDHQSSSGNWSGSSSTCPSQTSETIPPAASPPLTGSSHCDSELSLNTAPNANEDSSVFITEQYSDHIDKVRGHRASSFTSTVADLLDDPNNSNTSDSEWNYLHHHHDASCHQDFSPERPKDDSLGCPSFTSMATYDSFLEKTPSDKADTSSHFSVDTEGYYTSMHFDCGLKGNKSYICNYAATGSENGRNADVASSLTDCAWQDYVNHRRQGRQSISLKKPKAKPAPPKRSSSLRKSDGSTELPEKKEPKINSGQHVPHTSREMKLPLEFSNSPSRMENSNLPSKQELSWINQNDSELKNIQFDTTDIPSFKDEGAEQSHYADLWLLNDLKSNDPYRSLSNSSTATGTTVIECIKSPESSESQTSQSGSRATTPSLPSVDNEFKLASPEKLAGLASPSSGYSSQSETPTSSFPTAFFSGPLSPGGSKRKPKVPERKSSLQQPSSKDGIVSLNKDLELPIIPPTHLDLSALHNVLNKPFTHRNQLHAFNHNKQNTVGEALNPNPPPALAITPSVLKSVHLKSIKPEEVKQKDDNTDLLCIQETTLMVTAISPGKMRPLVAKKSISRQYSTEDAIMSYIDSSPVETGPDKLHSEKGSSISVQNNCDQETVTLANVGILEAKTMKDQMHPVGEPLPENTQVCNTSAEGFQKGLAAFTSDYEVKITYHETDQEGSLDPVQIKQELPAVYEQKLESKPVDETTFQSDPPAGGADISNQPKHQFDISHRDDKVPGNISCESEISPVNSLNEKSSEQENDVASGIPTKSASDDSRAEETQGSADDASLKESSPSDDSIISPLSEDSQTEAEDVFVSPNKPRTTEDLFAVIHRSKRKVLGRKDSGDLSVRNRLRASSGASSTSPASSVSPASSVPPASSVPPASNVGAAASSQRSPGLIYRNAKKSNTSNEEFKLLLLKKGSRSDSSYRMSATEILKSPILPKSPSELIVDSPQNTDETPQASSTPDTLSPMSPCSPRVNAEGFSSKSFSMSASSRVGRSRAPPAASSSRYSVRCRLYNTPMQAISEGETENSDGSPHDDRSSQSST, translated from the exons TTTAACAGCACCCGCTCGCCTTCCCCCACTGAGTGTTGCCACATGACCCCATGGAGTAGAAAG TCCCATCCACCAGAGGAGGAAGATACAGATGTCATGCTAGGGCAGAGGCCGAAAAATCCAATACATAATATCCCTTCTACACTGGATAAGCAAACTAATTGGAGCAAAGCACTACCTCTCCCAACTCCagaggagaaaatgaaacaagATGCCCAAGTGATTTCCTCTTGCATTATCCCCATCAATGTCACTG GAGTTGGTTTTGACAGAGAGGCTAGTATACGCTGCTCTCTTGTTCATTCACAATCTGTACTACAGCGAAGACGAAAGTTGAGAAGGAGGAAAACCATCTCTGGCATCCCCAGAAGAGTGCAACAAGAAATAG ATTCTGATGAATCACCAGTAGCGAGAGAACGGAATGTGATTGTGCATGCAAATCCAGACTTCTCAAGTACAATCAACAGAAGATCAGGTACCAGAGACTCTGAGTGCCAGACTGAAGAAATTCTCATTGCTGCTCCATCCAGAAGAAGAATCCGAGCTCAGAGAGGTCAAAGTGTTGTAGCCTCCTTGTCACATTCAGCCGGCAACATTTTGGTGTTGACAGACAACGGTGACGCGATGTTCACTACAGCAGTGAGCCACCGTATCCGATCACGGAGTCTTCCTCGTGAAGGTGTTAGAGCCAGTGAAGCTGATCAAGATGCTGATGCCAAAACTTCAGTGTATGAAGCAGAAGACTTTTTGGCAAGCCAAGAAAGAATCCCGAAAAAGGGTAACAATGCCATCAATAACCAGGGTTCACAAGAACACCAGCCCATAGGTTTAACTTGTTCTCAGCACCTACACAGCCCAGAACATAATGTAAATGAGAGAGGGAGGTCGAGGTTGTCAAGGATGGCAGATTCTGGAAGCTGTGAGATTTCATCAAACTCTGACACCTTTGGGAGCCCCATTCACTCTATCTCCACAGCAGGAGTCCTTCTTAGCAGTCACATGGACCAGAAAGATGACCATCAATCCTCGAGTGGGAACTGGAGTGGAAGTAGCTCAACATGTCCCTCACAGACATCGGAAACCAttcctcctgctgcttctcctccgcTGACTGGCTCTTCACACTGTGACTCAGAATTGTCACTGAACACTGCTCCTAATGCCAATGAAGATTCTAGTGTCTTTATAACAGAGCAGTACAGTGATCACATCGATAAGGTTCGAGGTCACAGGGCAAGCTCCTTCACCTCCACTGTAGCAGATTTACTTGATGACCCCAATAACAGCAACACAAGCGATAGTGAATGGAATTACTTGCATCATCATCACGATGCATCCTGTCATCAAGATTTCAGCCCTGAACGCCCAAAGGACGACAGCCTAGGATGCCCAAGTTTTACGAGTATGGCCACTTACGATAGTTTTCTAGAAAAGACCCCATCTGACAAAGCAGACACTAGCTCACACTTTTCTGTGGACACTGAAGGATATTATACCTCCATGCACTTTGACTGTGGTCTCAAAGGTAATAAAAGTTATATTTGTAACTATGCAGCCACAGGCTCTGAGAATGGCCGGAATGCAGATGTTGCTTCCAGTCTCACTGATTGTGCCTGGCAGGATTACGTAAAccacaggaggcagggaagaCAGAGCATCTCTCTCAAGAAACCAAAGGCAAAGCCAGCCCCACCAAAACGCAGTTCATCTTTGAGGAAATCTGATGGCAGCACAGAACTTCCTGAGAAGAAAGAACCAAAGATAAACAGTGGGCAGCATGTGCCTCACACTTCCAGGGAAATGAAGCTGCCACTTGAGTTTTCAAATTCACCTTCTAGAATGGAAAACTCTAAtctgccaagcaaacaggaaCTCTCCTGGATTAATCAGAATGATAGTGAATTAAAGAACATTCAGTTTGACACCACGGATATTCCATCATTTAAAGATGAAGGTGCTGAACAATCTCACTATGCAGATCTCTGGCTTCTAAATGACTTGAAATCTAATGATCCTTATAGGTCTTTATCCAATTCAAGCACTGCTACGGGTACTACAGTCATAGAATGCATAAAGTCGCCAGAAAGTTCTGAATCACAAACATCACAGTCCGGATCGAGAGCCACCACCCCATCCCTCCCTTCTGTTGATAATGAGTTTAAGCTGGCTTCCCCGGAAAAGTTGGCTGGTTTAGCATCACCCTCTAGCGGTTACTCCAGTCAGTCTGAAACACCAACATCCTCTTTCCCGACAGCTTTCTTCTCTGGGCCCTTATCTCCAGGGGGTAGTAAAAGAAAGCCAAAAGTACCAGAAAGGAAGTCCTCATTGCAACAGCCTTCTTCTAAAGATGGCATTGTTTCTCTAAACAAAGATCTAGAACTTCCAATTATACCTCCTACTCATCTTGACCTAAGTGCTCTTCATAATGTCTTGAATAAACCATTTACTCACAGAAACCAGTTGCATGCTTTTAATCACAATAAACAGAATACGGTAGGAGAAGCACTGAATCCTAATCCTCCACCAGCCCTTGCTATTACACCTTCAGTTCTAAAATCTGTTCACCTTAAATCAATTAAGCCTGAAGAAGTGAAACAAAAAGACGATAATACAGACCTTCTCTGCATACAAGAAACCACATTAATGGTGACTGCCATTTCTCCAGGCAAAATGAGGCCACTTGTAGCTAAGAAATCAATATCACGTCAGTACTCTACTGAAGATGCCATAATGTCCTATATTGATTCTTCTCCAGTGGAGACAGGCCCTGATAAACTGCATTCAGAAAAAGGTTCATCTATCAGTGTACAGAATAATTGTGATCAAGAAACTGTAACCTTAGCAAATGTGGGTATTTTAGAAGCAAAAACCATGAAAGACCAAATGCACCCAGTTGGTGAGCCTTTACCAGAGAACACACAAGTATGTAACACTTCTGCAGAAGGGTTTCAAAAAGGTTTAGCTGCCTTTACAAGTGATTATGAAGTTAAGATAACTTATCATGAAACAGATCAGGAAGGGAGCCTTGATCCTGTGCAGATTAAGCAAGAATTACCTGCAGTCTATGAACAAAAGTTGGAATCTAAACCTGTGGATGAAACCACATTCCAGTCTGATCCACCAGCTGGGGGAGCAGACATTAGTAATCAGCCTAAGCATCAGTTTGATATAAGCCACCGTGATGACAAAGTGCCTGGGAATATCAGCTGTGAATCAGAGATATCACCTGTAAATTCACTTAATGAAAAAAGTTCTGAGCAGGAAAATGATGTTGCATCAGGTATTCCAACCAAAAGTGCCTCTGATGACAGCAGGGCAGAGGAGACACAGGGGAGTGCAGATGATGCTTCACTGAAAG AATCTTCTCCAAGTGATGATTCCATAATTTCACCATTGAGTGAAGATTCTCAGACTGAAGCAGAAGATGTTTTTGTGTCTCCAAACAAACCTCGCACTACAGAGGATCTATTTGCAGTCATTCACAG ATCAAAAAGGAAAGTACTTGGGAGAAAAGATTCTGGAGATCTTTCTGTAAGAAACAGATTGAGAGCTTCATCTGGGGCCAGCAGCACGTCACCTGCCAGCAGCGTGTCACCTGCCAGCAGCGTGCCACCTGCCAGCAGCGTGCCACCTGCCAGCAATGTGGGAGCCGCAGCAAGCAGTCAGAGGTCTCCTGGTCTTATTTACAGGAATGCCAAAAAGTCCAACACATCTAACGAGGAATTTAAGCTACTGCTCCTTAAAAAGGGCAGTCGATCGGATTCTAGCTATAGGATGTCAGCGACCGAGATACTAAAGAGCCCTATTTTGCCCAAATCTCCCAGTGAGCTAATTGTGGATTCTCCTCAAAACACTGATGAGACTCCCCAGGCATCATCAACTCCTGACACATTATCCCCAATGTCTCCTTGCTCCCCTAGAGTTAATGCAGAAGGTTTCTCCTCCAAGAGTTTTTCTATGTCTGCATCTTCAAGAGTAGGGCGTTCACGGGCACctcctgcagccagcagcagccgtTACAGCGTACGCTGTAGGCTGTACAATACGCCAATGCAAGCTATatcagaaggagaaactgagaatTCAGATGGCAGCCCTCATGACGACCGATCTTCTCAGAGTTCAACATAG